Proteins encoded together in one Lathyrus oleraceus cultivar Zhongwan6 chromosome 5, CAAS_Psat_ZW6_1.0, whole genome shotgun sequence window:
- the LOC127082442 gene encoding uncharacterized protein LOC127082442, whose product MDVEAPKASKGAPLEDKPSPPRKKKRKKKKKSKKESPIVALTIDSPANKIDLNQTDNEEEEDNVLKEMISEANKDNAEINAGLVEEAKAEVVLEESIEHEKEILEENEEILVENDKAKGILEEEKVEEEIDKEASVGETPVITPEVTPVKVLPVKSTKKKSPQKEAPTKKNPKNNMVIKIAAEKEKREETVMLEVTHGPQKEKEPKPAKNKGGEKMEARKKKAEHIAL is encoded by the exons ATGGATGTGGAAGCTCCAAAGGCAAGCAAGGGCGCGCCTCTAGAAGATAAACCAAGTCCACCAAGGAAGAAGAAAcggaaaaagaagaagaaatcaAAGAAGGAATCACCCATTGTTGCACTAACAATTGATAGCCCAGCCAACAAAATTGATTTGAACCAAACCGATAATGAGGAGGAAGAAGACAATGTCCTAAAGGAAATGATTAGTGAAGCCAACAAAGACAATGCTGAGATAAACGCCGGCCTTGTAGAGGAAGCTAAGGCGGAGGTAGTTCTGGAAGAATCAATTGAGCATGAAAAGGAAATTCTTGAGGAAAATGAAGAAATACTAGTGGAGAATGACAAG GCCAAAGGTATCCTTGAAGAAGAAAAGGTTGAGGAAGAAATTGATAAGGAGGCAAGTGTTGGAGAGACTCCAGTGATTACTCCAGAGGTAACCCCTGTCAAAGTACTCCCAGTCAAGAGTACCAAGAAGAAGAGTCCTCAGAAGGAGGCCCCCACCAAGAAAAATCCAAAGAATAATATGGTCATCAAGATAGCTGCTGAAAAGGAGAAAAGGGAGGAGACTGTCATGCTTGAAGTCACCCATGGACCACAAAAAGAGAAAGAACCAAAGCCAGCTAAGAACAAAGGAGGAGAAAAGATGGAAGCAAGAAAAAAGAAGGCAGAGCACATTGCTCTCTGA